From the genome of Nicotiana tabacum cultivar K326 chromosome 17, ASM71507v2, whole genome shotgun sequence:
actaaacatgatagctacacatattggaataacttaattaagaatgaaaatagtttagtactcattaaaatagtataactcaaaataacagaaaaacatgttgctgctcggtaagaaaattgggttttaccacaactaacccgtgtacgtactcgttacctcacgtacacgatGCTCACATACCACAATAGTTctaaatcttaaggggattttatcccacacaaagttaggcaaaccacttacctcgaaccaagctcaatcaatcgtaCATAATGCCTTTCCCAtaaatatccggctccgaatggcccaaatctagccaaaagtaattacatatcataaatacaacaataatagactcatctaattaacgaaatcaacattttaacgaaaattccgaaattaactcaaaaattgcccgtggggtccacatctcggaatcgggtaaaattcaaaaaatacgaaagcccgttcactcacgagcctaaccatatcaaatttactaaaatccgacaccaaatggtcctccaaattcacaaatcaaacttccaaatccctagctttaattcccaattttcaccttaaatacacactaactaggtggacaAAATACacggggaagcaagattattgataaaaaataagcacaagggacttaccttaagaaatctctcgaatattctctcaaaaatcgccctaaaccgagttgcaaagtccaaaaatgacaaaaatcgcgaagcccttcggttttaaccactacccaggtatttctgcacctgcgggtgcgcttgtgcggcaaaatgtgcgcatctgcgcaaatcacttatcccctctgccttcgcacctgcaatgaaagggccgcacctgcgcgcctgcggaaatcccttccgcttctgcggaccttgcgcGCCTGCGATGACCctaacgcatctgcgggcatcgcagatgcggaattcacctcgcacctgcaacccctggcactcctccattttttcgcttctgcgcttgTCTCTCCACACgtgcgatcacgcacctgcggtctctccaccgcaggtgcgaaaatgacagatgcctgaagactttAGCAGCAACttaaatccaacttttgatccgttaagtcCTCGAAACTCTTctgaagcccccgggacctcaaccaaacataccaaccaattctaaaacaccatacgaacttagtcgagcccacaaatcacatcaactaacgctaaaatcacgaatcaccgtccaattcaaacttaaagaacttgaaacttcaaattcctacaaccgatgccgaaacctatcaaaccacgtccgaatgaccttaaattttgcacacaagtcatattcaacattacggacctactccaacttccagaatcggaatccgaccccgatatcaaaattttcactattggtccaaatctccaaaaattcgactttcgccatttcaagcctaaatgagctacgggcccccaaaacacattccagaaacgcccctaagcccaaaatcacccaacggagctaacgaaattgACGGAGTTCCATTTCGgaatcgtcttcacacagttccgactacggtccaaattctaagacttaagctctcatttagggactaagtgtcccaaaacactccgaaactcaaaaccaatcatcccggcaagtcacaatagtagaaatagatatggagaaagcagttaataggagatcgggactattactctcaaaatgaccggtcgggtcattacattttatCTATTCAAAATTTTCTCAAATGGTTTCCaaaaatcaaatagtgatgaataattaaaGTACTCGATTAAAAAacgattatttttaacataaaataaattcttgtacttatcaaaagaaaactaccaatcaaactagaatgtaaagacaaataattagattattataatagcaaagaactagactaaaaatataaatgaataatatgtaccataaaattttaaaatttttatataaaaatatatataatcttTTCGAATTAAAACCAAAAGCAAACCAAACTtaaaaagtatcggtttttttggtcggtttggttcgatttttcgggtttttatgaacacctctaattgcaagtttattttttatattattgatGCATAATATCATAAAATGATGGTAAATAATACAATCTatctaaatattatatatatcaaaataatacagtacaatacaatatatTATGAAATGACAAGCAACAACCATGCAAACAAGCCGTTAATCTAAAAAGTGTACGTCGGTCATtccacaaaaaaagaaaaatacggTGAAGAGTGTTTTGGCCTTTGGATAAGAGGCGACATTGGCGTAAGAGAGGCTTTTGAGAGTTCTCTTCTAAACGAAAACAACTCTTGAAATGCTATTTGGCTCGCACAGCTTCTTTGCGCCAACTCTCTTTTACTGTAACCCCATAGGAGCTCCTCCCACTGCCTTGTTCAATTTCTCCTCCAAAAGAATCATCTCAATCAATAACGGGTTTCGTTCTATTACTCCAGTTAGTCTCTTCATACCTGCAGgttcttttctattttcttcttcttgtgcTTTTGCTTTTACCTGTGTTATTCTTTTCTTTCTGTTTTCTAATTTTGTGCAGTTGTTCTTTTTTCCCCGACTTTCTTAGCTAGTTTGAAGAGAGATGAAAATAAGGAGGCAGATGATTTTGCTGAACTGAAGGAGAAAGTGAAAAATGTGGGTATTATTTGCTGCAACTCTATTATCCCTGGAGAATACACTCGATTAATCTGTCCCAAGGTATACGTGTGACATTTTATTTGGTGTTTTTCTTGGTTAttgccttcctttttttttttttcctttccctttttatgAGTATCAAGTGGTACGAATCCATTAACCATATTTAGCAACACAAACTAGTTGAAATCTGTACCTTCTAGCCCACACGCACAGTAGTAAAGAAAATACAAAGAGCCCCATTCATTTTCTGTTACCTGTCATTGTCTCAGtgaaaaatgaaggaaatgataTGTAGGTGAAACTCTGGGAAGTTTTTTATTGATTGATGGCAAGTTGGGAAGGAGCATAGTGGTCAACTTTTTTGAATGAATAGACATGATTTTACTTCAGAAatttgcttccttatattttgtGTTTCTCAGTATTCAAGGAGAAGTCTACCCAGTATCTACTGAGATTCTAACCTTATTCTGATTGATACATGTTCGTCTTTCATCAAACCTTTAAATTAATGATTTAGATAAAAAAAATCCGATTCTATACCTTTGTATTTATTTGTTTCTTCTGAAATAGTGCAAAGGTGGTCGGTCGATGGAGAGGAGTTTATCATTTCATATATCCGGGAAAAGGTATGATAGTTCCTACGATCAGTGATACCCTTTTTACAAGCAACTAAAGTTACGTCAAACTTGATTTTGTGGTCATCAAGGAATTTCGCATTATGGAGGTGTTTCAATTTTGAATGTGGATGGGCAGGCCAGGTAATTTAATTTAATGAATTTGATCACATTAATTTCTGAGAGCTAGAAGTCAAATCACCTCATTGGATGTTAATTCTGGACACAGGTCTTCGCACACAACAGCACGACATCAGATGGGGTCGATCAACTTGGCAGAATGGGTTCTCCTCGGATACTTACGGAGGAAAGCTTGAACTTAGAACCATTAGGTGATATGGTAAGGAAACTTTCTTTTGCTAGCAGCTCATCACTTCTTCTTATAAATGAAGTCTATAATAAGATGTCTTAACCATGCATACTCTAAATCTGGTGGTGGGGTTTTATAGTCTAAATCTTTAGCAACGGGCAGAAGATTTTCGACAATGCATTCTCTAAGCATGATGTAAAGCAAGATgcccttttcattttatttttatagagTAAGTAAGTTTTATTAACAAGAGAAACACCTTCTAATAGAGACTATGCTTCTAAATAAGCTATAAGAAATCAATTGTATTccttgtttttgcatttttcatatGACACCACAAAGCTAAGTATTACAAACATCTATGTTTAACAAAACAGAAAGCGGTTTTCCCCTCAAAATGTAGTTTCTTATCTGCCATAGTATCCAGGTTGTGCACATTGGCATAGTGCTTCATATAGGTTTTGAGTTGTCTCAGAGTTCTTGATTCTCTCAAAAAGTTGAATGGGAATTTATAGTTCTTATGTTACTATTTGGTAAATTCATCGTTATTGGCATAATTACATATAGGCTTAAAACAGTCAAATCAAACCTGTAATAGTTTTAACAAAAGGAAACTGATGCTTGCTAAAAATGATACAAGACACTTTCTTTTGTTTATTGCCTATGACTTTTGGGTGTATTTCAGCTGGCTGCATATTTTGCTAAGAGGATGATATCAAAGGATACTCTGAAAAGAAATCATGTCATGCAAATGGCCGGTGATCAGGTCAGGCAATGTTATTGCATTAGGATTTGGTAGAGCTTTTGATTGTTAATATGGTGCGTCCAAATGCGCTGGGCACTCATGATAACAGCGGACAATGCTATTGCATTATTATCTGGTAGAGCTTTTGATTATTAGTAAAATTAATTCTGTGTGTCCAATGGGCATTCGTAATATCAATGCatatttcagattttgttggttGCTTAACATGTATACAAGGACAAAGCTCAGTGATGGTTTAAGAATGAAGCTTCTGAAAAACTGCACTGGAATCATTAGTTTTACAACTTTGAGAATCTTCAATTTCTCTTTTAGCACACACCCTTTTCCATCTAAGAGTTCAAGGTAAACATGTCTTTGTAGGAGAAGATTCACATGAGTATAGCAAGGCAATAGATTGATCAAGCTTTGACTTAACATATAGAAAAGCAAGAGGAAATACTAAACTTCGGGTCTGTTAATAATGACTAAATCACAAATTAACAAAAAAACTATGATAAAGTTCATTAACTTGGAAAGCAAGTAAGACTCAAGAAACATGTAGTTCAATAAATGGCTTCCAAGCCAGCATACTTATCAAGATGAAGTTTGACTGAGTTTTGTGACAGTATCCTAGCAGTGTAATGTCTTCTTCAATGGTTTCTTGATGGTAGATAGGTTATGATTTAAGGGATTCATCACTTGTTTTGAAACTGGAAAGTAATACTTTATGGCGGCATTATGGGCGGAGATATGAATTATGTGCCAATATTTTTGTGATTGCAGATCATCATTGCCTTCACTTATAGGCAGAATGGTATTCTCATTGGCTGCAAGTATCGGACTCTTGAGAAAAGGTTTTGGCAGGTACATTCGTTCATTAAGTTATAGTCCTGATTGTCTGCATGGAATAATGAGGAAGTATGCGAAAACACAATGTGCCAATACCACTAAAATATATGTAATGCATGCTTCCCTTTCTTAAGCTAAAATTAATCTTGCAAAGGTTTTTCGATGAGCAAACTCTTTAGCTTTAAATCCTTTTTAGTAAACAAGAAACATATTTGAGGCCTTGACAAAAATTAACAGTCTAAGATCTTGCAACACAAAGGGGATTGTTTGTCATGCTAATATATGACACTTTGCATTGCAGTAATATTCATTTCAATTTCATAATTGTTCCCTTCTTTTTGATTTGGAACTCTTTTGAATAATTTTAGCTTATCTTCTGTTCAAATGTTTCTGAACGTTACATTTTATGATGTCAGACTGAGAGTATTTTCAAGCTTCAGTTAGATCTGCTTCTTTAACCACCATTGATTTCTCTGAATGATAATTGGATATATTCTCTAAGATAAGCTGTTAGTTTTCATTGTTTTCCTTGTGCTTTATTAATCAACTTCTACTTTCAATTGCCAGGAGAAGGGTACAGATAAGGTACTTTATGGACTGGATGATGTAAGAGAAGCAGACGAGATCATCATTGCAAGTTTCAAaacgcttcttcttcttcttctttctcagaTATGTATTTCTGGCTACTGATTagatattatattgtattgcTGACTAAAGGTAGAAGGTGAAATAGATAAGCTTTCATTGGAAGAAGCTGGAATTCCTAACTGTGTCAGTGTTCCTAATGGTGCACCACAGGCCATCACATCCAAAGAACTACTACCACCAGAAGAGGTTTGTGTTCTTACAAAAATGTTTTGGCATAATGTACCAGAATCAATGACATTCGTGAAGATATTCGTTGTGTTTCTTACATCATCATTTGCAAAGAATTTTGACAAATATGTCTGCTTAATGAAAGCACCCGCTCATATTGTACATACCATGTCATATATCCTATTTGAATCTTAATAAATTAGGGGAATGTTCATACATTTGGAATACATTATATATTTCTAAACTTTGAATTCTTTTTAGAAGTTCGTCATGAGTTGTCTCTCGTTCTGTCTTTGTACTTCTTACCCTTTGGGGATTTCTTGGTTATCAAAAAAAAATGTAGTATCTATGAATGACATAATTACTCAAGAGCAAATTGTTAAAGTATCTAATCATCTACCTTACTGCATTGATAGACCACAGAACGCTCATCATCTTGCTTTGTGAGAAATTATTTTTCCAACAGGAACAGGATTCAGTTAGATATTAGTGCTGTACTCTTTGTTAGGAAATAAAGGGCTATGTTAATTATCTTAGAAGCTTTGATTTCGTTATGTTTCTACTTTTCCCCTATTTGATTATTCTTTACTAAGAGGTTGGTCAAAGGAAGAGATGAATACAGTTGCATTTAAGGCTATTGGCTAGAGTTCTGTTTCTATTACTCATGAATTGCACAGTTTATGACGTGTTTATCACACTTAAGTCCACCTAGATTTTCTGTGGTTTACCACTTattcttaaaaaaatatatgagatTTAGGATTATATTTTCCAGCTTAATTTTTCTTCTTGCACCTGAAGACAGGACACCAGATTTTCATACCTGTGGAACTGCAAAGAGTTATTGGATAAGGTTGGGATTCTTGATGCTTGCATTATACTGAGAGCACTCAGCAAAAAATATGACTCTAATGTCCTTGctcatttttctctcattttttacCTTAAATTCTACTCAGGCATCCCGAATTGTGCTGGCAACTGATGGTGATTTACCAGGCCAAGCATTAGCTGAAGAACTTGCCCGCCGTCTAGGGAGAGAAAGGTTTTGTTCCCTCTTTCTCTATGTGTTAATA
Proteins encoded in this window:
- the LOC107763222 gene encoding primase homolog protein isoform X4; protein product: MLFGSHSFFAPTLFYCNPIGAPPTALFNFSSKRIISINNGFRSITPVSLFIPAASLKRDENKEADDFAELKEKVKNVGIICCNSIIPGEYTRLICPKCKGGRSMERSLSFHISGKRNFALWRCFNFECGWAGQVFAHNSTTSDGVDQLGRMGSPRILTEESLNLEPLGDMLAAYFAKRMISKDTLKRNHVMQMAGDQIIIAFTYRQNGILIGCKYRTLEKRFWQEKGTDKVLYGLDDVEGEIDKLSLEEAGIPNCVSVPNGAPQAITSKELLPPEEDTRFSYLWNCKELLDKASRIVLATDGDLPGQALAEELARRLGRERCWQVCWPKKDEFSSYKDANEVLVNLGAEALKKAIECAVPYEMQNLN
- the LOC107763222 gene encoding primase homolog protein isoform X5; the protein is MERSLSFHISGKRNFALWRCFNFECGWAGQVFAHNSTTSDGVDQLGRMGSPRILTEESLNLEPLGDMLAAYFAKRMISKDTLKRNHVMQMAGDQIIIAFTYRQNGILIGCKYRTLEKRFWQEKGTDKVLYGLDDVREADEIIIAKGEIDKLSLEEAGIPNCVSVPNGAPQAITSKELLPPEEDTRFSYLWNCKELLDKASRIVLATDGDLPGQALAEELARRLGRERCWQVCWPKKDEFSSYKDANEVLVNLGAEALKKAIECAVPYEMQNLN
- the LOC107763222 gene encoding primase homolog protein isoform X3; translation: MLFGSHSFFAPTLFYCNPIGAPPTALFNFSSKRIISINNGFRSITPVSLFIPAASLKRDENKEADDFAELKEKVKNVGIICCNSIIPGEYTRLICPKCKGGRSMERSLSFHISGKRNFALWRCFNFECGWAGQVFAHNSTTSDGVDQLGRMGSPRILTEESLNLEPLGDMLAAYFAKRMISKDTLKRNHVMQMAGDQIIIAFTYRQNGILIGCKYRTLEKRFWQEKGTDKVLYGLDDVREADEIIIAKGEIDKLSLEEAGIPNCVSVPNGAPQAITSKELLPPEEDTRFSYLWNCKELLDKASRIVLATDGDLPGQALAEELARRLGRERCWQVCWPKKDEFSSYKDANESCCRKFKQGSRRTMPSLRQLHERFEH
- the LOC107763222 gene encoding primase homolog protein isoform X1 is translated as MLFGSHSFFAPTLFYCNPIGAPPTALFNFSSKRIISINNGFRSITPVSLFIPAASLKRDENKEADDFAELKEKVKNVGIICCNSIIPGEYTRLICPKCKGGRSMERSLSFHISGKRNFALWRCFNFECGWAGQVFAHNSTTSDGVDQLGRMGSPRILTEESLNLEPLGDMLAAYFAKRMISKDTLKRNHVMQMAGDQIIIAFTYRQNGILIGCKYRTLEKRFWQEKGTDKVLYGLDDVREADEIIIAKGEIDKLSLEEAGIPNCVSVPNGAPQAITSKELLPPEEDTRFSYLWNCKELLDKASRIVLATDGDLPGQALAEELARRLGRERCWQVCWPKKDEFSSYKDANEVLVNLGAEALKKAIECAVPYEMQNLN
- the LOC107763222 gene encoding primase homolog protein isoform X2, with protein sequence MLFGSHSFFAPTLFYCNPIGAPPTALFNFSSKRIISINNGFRSITPVSLFIPAASLKRDENKEADDFAELKEKVKNVGIICCNSIIPGEYTRLICPKCKGGRSMERSLSFHISGKRNFALWRCFNFECGWAGQVFAHNSTTSDGVDQLGRMGSPRILTEESLNLEPLGDMLAAYFAKRMISKDTLKRNHVMQMAGDQIIIAFTYRQNGILIGCKYRTLEKRFWQEKGTDKVLYGLDDVREADEIIIVEGEIDKLSLEEAGIPNCVSVPNGAPQAITSKELLPPEEDTRFSYLWNCKELLDKASRIVLATDGDLPGQALAEELARRLGRERCWQVCWPKKDEFSSYKDANEVLVNLGAEALKKAIECAVPYEMQNLN